The sequence CTTGCTGTTCCCGGATATCACGTACAGCTTTTATCCGACCTACGCGCAGCTGTTCGAGGTGGAATACAAAACCATTCCGCTCGACGACAGCTTCGCCATTCACATCGGCGATTACGCGACGCCGAATGGCGGCGTCCTGCTCCCGAATCCGAACGCGCCGACGGGCCGTCCGCTGCCGCTCGCCGAGATCGAGCGTCTGGTCGCGCGCAACACCGATTCCGTCGTGGTGATCGACGAGGCCTACGTGGATTTCGGCGCGGAGTCGGCCATCGCGCTGCTGGACCGTTATCCGAATCTGCTTGTCATTCAAACCGTGTCGAAGGCGCGATCGCTTGCCGGTATGCGCGTCGGCTTTGCGTTCGGCCATCCAGCGCTGATCGATGCGCTTAACCGCGTGAAGGACAGCTTCAACTCGTATCCGCTCGACCGGCTCGCGCAGGTCGCCGCCACAGCGTCCTATGAAGACGACGCGTGGTTTCGCGACCATTGCGCCAAGGTGATCGCGAGCCGCGAGCGGCTGGCCGCGGGACTGACGGCGCTGGGCTTCGAGGTGGTGCCGTCGGCGGCGAATCTGCTGTTCGCGCGCCATGAGGGTTACGACGCCGCCACGCTCGTGTTGCGGCTCAGGGAAAGGGAGATTTTCGTGCGCCATTTCAAGGCGCCGCGAATCGACCAGCATCTGCGGATCTCAGTCGGCACCGACGCCGAATGCGAGATTCTGTTGGCCGCGCTGCGCGATATTTTCAGCGCGTACATCGGATAACCGGGCGCGCAAAGCACGACGCGCGGGGATTGGCGCTTTACGCGTCACACGCGCACGAGCACGCGCACGCAAAAAGCAAAGCCCAACCCCAAAAGCAAACGGCGAGGCCCAAGCCTCGCCGTTCATCCACTCTCGCATCGCGCTAATTCGCGCGATCAAGCCTCTTTCGCCGCCACCAGCGCGTGGTACTTCGCCATCAACCCATCGGGCGTTTCCAGATGCTCGGGATCGCGCGGAATGCACTCCACCGGACACACCTGAATACACTGCGGCTCGTCGAAATGGCCGACGCATTCGGTGCATTTCTTCGGGTCGATCACATAGATTTCCGGGCCCATCGAAATCGCGTCGTTCGGGCACTCGGGCTCGCACACGTCGCAATTGATGCACTCGTCGGTAATCATCAAGGCCATACTTCTCTCACTTCGCGCCGGCCGTAGCCGACTTTAATCCGTCAAACCGACAGTTTACGCCGGTTACGGTTGTCCCGCCGACGCCTCGCCGCTGGTATCCAGCGCGGCGACTTTCTCTTTCAGCCATTTTTCGACCGACGGGAACACGAATTTGCTGACATCGCCGCCCAATTGCGCGATTTCACGCACGATGGTGCCGGAGATGAACTGATACTGATCGGACGGCGTCATGAACATGGTTTCGACGTCGGGCAGCAGATAGCGGTTCATGCCGGCCATCTGAAACTCGTATTCGAAGTCCGACACGGCGCGCAGGCCTCGCACGATCACCCGCGCGTTATTGCTGCGCACGAAGTCCTTCAGCAGGCCCTTGAAGCTCATCACCTGAACGTTCGGGTAGTGCCCCAGCACTTCGTGAGCGATGTCGAGGCGCTCCTCCAGCGTGAAGAACGGCTTCTTGTTGCGGCTGTCGGCAACGCCCACCACCAGCGTGTCGAAAATGCTCGACGCGCGCCGCACGAGGTCTTCGTGACCGCGAGTCAGCGGGTCGAATGTGCCCGGGTACACGGCGACTACCATGAGACTTCTCCTCTCTTCAGACATAGGGGCACGTCAAAGCGTCCATCCGACGCCGTCGGCACCGACCGCGCGCGTAACGGCAAACCGCCCGGCGCTTGTTATGGAACGCGCATTATTCCTTATTTTCGCGCTGCAGCAAATGAAAGTGGACGGCGCCCGCTTTCCCTTGCCGCACGATTTCCCAGCCGGCTAGCGTCTCGTTGCCCTCGAGTTCGAGCGCTTCGCCCGTTTCCACGTACAGAAAACCTTCGGCGCTGATCAACGGCACGGCCAGCGTGAGCGCCTTGTCGAGCAGACCGGCGTCGAATGGCGGATCGAGAAACACCACGTCGAACGAGCCGGGCGCAAGGCTTGCAGCAAGCCGCAGGCCGTCCGCTTCGGCAATTTCGATCGTGCGCGCCGCGAGGCGTTCCTGATTCGCGCGCAACTGGGCGGCGGCGCGCGCATTGCGCTCCACCATCAGAACCCGCGCCGCGCCGCGCGACGCCGCCTCGAAGCCTAGCGCGCCGCTGCCGGCGAACAGATCGAGGCAGCGCCGACCTTCCAGATCCTGGCCAAGCCAGTTGAAGAGCGTTTCGCGCACGCGGTCGGGCGTGGGGCGCAGGCCGTCGAGGTCGAGCACGGGCAACGGTGTGCGCTTCCAGTCGCCGCCAATGATGCGGATGGCGTGCGGCTTGCCGCCTTTGGACGAAGCGCCGTGAGCGCGTGAAGATGAAGAACGGGGCATGCAGTTTCAATGACTTGATGTGGGCGCCCGCCACGCCGATGCGCGGGGGCCGGAGCGCCAACGTTACCACAGGGGCGCGCCGCGTCCAGCCTGGCCGTTCGGCCGATACGACGGGCGGCGGCGCGCCTGATAAAATGTGCGGCTTCCAGCGCCTTGCATCCCGCATCGCAACGCTGCCTGCCGCTCCCACCGGCCTTGTGCCGGCTACGCGCATCGGCGCGCGCTTTCACCACGCCAGATCATGTTCAGCTTTTTCAAACGATTCAAGGGTTCGAAAGAGTCCGATAACGCGCCAGAAGAGTCGCAAACCGCGCCGGAAGGCTTGGCGCCCGAGCGCGCGGTAGAGACGCCTGTCGCACCGTCGGCGCCGCGTCCGGCGGTGGTTTCGCCCGCCCCTGCTCCTGTGGCCGCTCCAATCGAGCCGGAGCAAGAAGAACCCGCGCTCGAAGAATACGAAACCGACGAAACCCCCAAAACCCCCGAAACCGTCGAAATCGTCCCGCCCCCCGAGCAGGACGCGGGCGCCAAGCGCTCGTGGCTAACGCGCCTGAAAACCGGCCTGTCGAAGACGAGTTCCAGCCTGACCGGCATTTTTGTCAACGCGAAGATTGACGACGACCTCTACGAGGAACTCGAAACCGCGCTGCTGATGTCCGACGCGGGCGTCGGTGCCACCGAGTTCCTGCTCGAATCGCTGCGTGAAAAAGTGCGCGCTGAGCGCCTCACCGATCCGCAACAGGTGAAGGCAGCGCTGCGCACTCTGCTGATCGACCTGCTCAAGCCGCTCGAAAAGTCGCTGATGCTCGGCCGCGCGCAGCCGCTCGTCATGATGATCGCCGGCGTGAACGGCGCGGGCAAAACGACCAGCATCGGCAAGCTCGCCAAGCATCTGCAGAGTTTCGACCAGTCGGTGCTGCTGGCCGCCGGCGACACGTTCCGCGCCGCCGCGCGCGAGCAGTTGGCGATCTGGGGTCAGCGCAACAACGTGACGGTCGTGTCGCAGGAAAGCGGCGACCCGGCGGCGGTGATCTTCGACGCGGTCGGCGCCGCGCGAGCGCGCAAGATTGACGTGATGATGGCGGACACGGCCGGCCGTCTGCCGACCCAGTTGCATCTGATGGAAGAGCTGCGCAAGGTGAAGCGCGTGATCGGCAAGGCGCAAGACGGCGCGCCGCACGAAGTGCTGCTGGTGATCGACGCGAACACCGGCCAGAACGCGCTCGCGCAAGTGAAGGCCTTCGACGACGCGCTCGGCCTCACCGGCCTGATCGTCACCAAGCTCGACGGCACGGCAAAGGGCGGCATTCTCGCCGCAATCGCGCGGCAGCGACCGATTCCGGTGTATTTCATCGGCGTTGGCGAAAAGGTCGAGGATTTGCAGCCGTTCAGCGCGGAAGAGTTTTCGGACGCGTTGCTGGGCGGTTGAACGACGCGAACGTCTTGACGCAGCAGTGAGCGCAAAGCGGCGACAAGCGAAAAGCAGCAACAAGAAAAAGCAAAAGCAACAAGCAAAAAGGGCACTTCGAGGAGTGCCCTTTTTACCTTCAACCCATCACCTCACTCAGCGTCCGGCTGCGCGCCAGGCGCCGCACGAGCAAACGGATCGAGTTGCATCGCGTGATCGTAGATGCGCTGAATCGTCGGAAACTTTGCCGTGTCGACCTTGAAGCGCTGCGCATTGAACACTTGCGGGATCAGACAGGCGTCCGCGAGCGTCGGCGTGTCGCCGAAACACAGCTTGCCGGTGCGCGGGTCGCCGGCCAGATGCGTCTCCAGCGTCGCGAAACCCGCTTCGACCCAATGCTTGTACCACGCGTCTTTCGCATCTTCATCCACGCATAGCGTGTGCTTCAGATACTTCAGCACGCGCAGATTGTTCAGCGGATGAATCTCGCACGCCACCTGCAACGCCACCGAGCGCACATACGCGCGCTCGGCCGGCGTCCCGGGCAACAACGACGGCTCCGGATGCGTTTCCTCCAGATACTCGATGATCGCGAGCGACTGCGGCATCACCTCATTGCCGTCGACGAAGGTCGGCACGATACCGTCCAGGTTCACCTTGCGATACTCCGGCTTCAACTGCTCGCCGCCATCGCGCACCAGGTGCACCGGCACATAGTCGTACGGCAGGTTCTTCACGTTCAATGCAATGCGCACGCGGTATGACGCCGAGCTGCGGAAATAGCTGTAGAGCTTCATGTTGTCTGTCTCCTCCGGCATGCCCTCAGACCACGCGCACGCTGAACTCGCCGAGTCCGTCCACGCCGCCCTTCATCAGGTCGCCTTGCACCACCGCGCCGACACCTTCCGGCGTGCCGGTGAAAATCAGATCGCCGGTTTGCAGTTCGAACAGCGTCGACAGATAAGCAATCGTCTCGGCCACCGACCAGATCAGTTGCGACACGTCCGAGCTTTGCTTTTCCTCGCCGTTCACCGACAACCAGATCGCGCCCTTACCGACGTGGCCGACGGTCGTCACCGGATGAATCGGGCCCAATGGCGCCGAGTGGTCGAAGCCCTTCGCGGTATCCCACGGACGGCCCAGCTTCTTCGCCTCGGCTTGCAGATCGCGGCGCGTCATGTCGAGACCGAGCGCGTAGCCGTAGACGTGATCGAGCGCGCTGTCAGCCGGAATGTTCTTGCCGCCCTGGCCGATCGCCGCCACCAGTTCCATCTCGAAGTGGACGTTTTTCGACAGCGGCGGGTACGGGAACTCGCCGGTCGTGCCGGGCGCGACGTACAGCACGGCATCGGCCGGCTTGGTGAAGAAGAACGGCGGTTCGCGGTCGGGATCATGTCCCATCTCGCGCGCGTGCGCCTCGTAATTGCGGCCCACACAGTAGATGCGACGCACCGCGAATTGCTCGCTGGATCCCACGACCGGCACCGCGACCTGCGGTGCGGGTGCAAATACGTAACTCATCCCGTTCTCCGTTGCTTGATGTGTACCGCTGCCGTGTGCCGCCGCAGCGGCGCTAAAGCATCGAGTGTAACGCGCGGAAAAGCGCCACGCGCGGCAGTCGGGCAAGCGCGCGCGGCGGCGGCGAATCCGGCGCACGGTCTCGCCGAAGCGTCATAGATGCGATACTCACACCGAACAACGTCCTTTGAATACCGTGACAGCCCGCCCCAGGCGGCAAGCCACCTCGTCCCCCGCGCCCGATGACCGACTCCGCCGACACCGTCACCCCCTTCCCTTGCGCCCGATTCATCAAGGAAATCGGCCGCGGCCCGAACGGCGCCCGCGCGCTGACCGCCGACGACACGCGCTCGCTCTACAGCGCGATGCTCGATGGCCGCGTCGCCGAACTCGAACTCGGCGCGGTGCTGCTCGCGTACCGCGTGAAGGGCGAGACCGCCGATGAACTCGCCGCGATGCTGGCCGGCGCACATGCGTCGTTCGAGCCGATTCATCTGCCGCACGGCGAGTTCCGGCCGGTGTCGATCCCAAGCTACAACGGCGCGCGCAAACAGCCCAACCTGGTGCCGCTGCTCGCGCTGCTGCTGGCGCGCGAAGGCGTGCCCGTGCTGGTGCACGGCGTCACCGAAGATCCGGGCCGCGTGACCAGCGCGGAAATCTTCACGCATCTGCGGATTCCTCACGCGCGCACGCATGCCGATATCGAAGACGGTCTCGCCGAGCGGCGTCTCGCGTTCGCGCCGATCGACGTGCTCGCCCCGAAACTCGCACGCCTGCTCGCGTTGCGGCGGCGCATGGGCGTGCGCAATTCGACCCATACGCTGGTGAAGATCCTGCAACCGTTCGCGCCGGCTGGGCTGCGCCTCGTGAATTACACGCATCCGCCGTACCGGGACAGTCTCACGCAACTGTTCAACACGCATCCCGATGCGGCCGCGGGTGGCGCGCTGCTGGCGCGCGGCACCGAAGGCGAAGCCGTGGCCGACACGCGCCGTCAGGTGCAGGTGGACTGGTTGCACGACGGCGTCTGCGAAACGCGCGTGCCGCACGAGCGCTCGTCGCCGGATGCGCCGGAGGTCGACTTGCCCGAGGCCAAAGACGCGCCGACAACCGCCGCATGGATCGCCGCCGTGTTGCGTGGCGAAGCGCCCGTGCCGAGCGCGATCGAACGGCAAGTCGAGCTGATCGTCGACGTCGCGAGAATGCCGGTTTGATGGACGCTGCGCTCAGTTGCGCGGCCCGCAAAACGGCGCTCGCGTCAGAAAACGCGAGCGCTGCGGGTTGACACGCCGCTGCGCGCTGTCTTAAATTAGCCCCCATGCGTTCCCTTCCGAACACCCTCCGAATTAGCTTCGGCCGCCTAGCGCGGCCCCTATCGCTACGTCTAGCGTAAGTCAGACGTAGCGCTGCGCATTGGCCACCCGCAGGGGTTGCGCCAGGCACAGTCCTCCGGCAGTTCCAGCAGTTCCCGCGTCACCCCAAACCGTAGTTCTTCACAACCTGTAGTCGTTTGCATTCGTCCGTTTACCGTTCGGACGAAGCGCGAGGGTCATATGCACGTTGCATGGGCATCATCCACGTCCGTTTTCGTCGTCACCATGACGCTGTTCGTTCGCGCCCGTTCGTTGGTGCCGCTAGCCACCGGCTGGCGGACCGTGCACCCGTGGCAGTCCGCCAACCGCCCGACGCCACACCCTTTCGCACACGACACAACGAACGAGGCCCGACATGTTGCGCAATCCCGCTGAAAAATACCGTCCGTTCTCCACCGTGCGGCTGACCGGCCGCAAATGGCCAAGCCGCACGATCGACCACGCGCCGGTCTGGATGAGCACCGATCTGCGTGACGGCAATCAGGCGCTGATCGAGCCGATGAACGCCGCGCAGAAGCTCGAATTCTTCGAAATGCTGGTCGCTATCGGCTTCAAGGAGATCGAGGTCGGTTTTCCGTCGGCCTCGCAAACCGACTTCGATTTCGTGCGCAAGCTGATCGAAGAAAAGCGCATTCCCGACGACGTGACCATCGAAGCGTTCGTGCCGTCGCGCGCCGAGTTGATCGCGCGGACTTTCGACGCGCTCGCGGGCGCGCCGCGCGCCATCGTCCATTTGTACAACGCGATCTGTCCGTCGTTCCGGCGCATCGTCTTCAACCAGTCGAAGGCGGAGATCAAGGCGCTGGCCGTGGAAGGCACGCGTGTCATCAAGGAACACGCGCAGGCGCGGCCGGACACGCAGTGGACCTTCCAGTACTCGCCCGAGACCTTCAACACGGCGGAACTGCCGTTCTCCCGCGAGGTTTGCGACGCGGTCGCGCAGACGTGGCGGCCCACGCGTGATCGCAAGATGATCGTCAATCTGCCCGCGAGCGTCGAAGCGGCGACGCCGAACGTGTTCGCCGACCAGATCGAATGGATGCACCGCAATCTCGGCTATCGCGACAGCATCGTGCTGTCAGTGCATCCGCATAACGATCGCGGCACGGCGGTGGCCGCGGCGGAGCTGGCGCTGATGGCGGGCGCGGACCGCGTCGAAGGATGTCTGTTCGGCAACGGCGAGCGCACCGGCAATCTGGACCTCGTCACGCTCGCGATGAACCTCGACGCGCAGGGCGTCGATTCAGGTCTGGATTTCTCGGATATCGATGCGGTGCGGTGTGTCGTGGAGCGCTGCAACCAGCTTCCGGTGCATCAGCGGCATCCGTATGCGGGCGTTGCCGCAATGCAGGTGAAGAGCCAACGAGGCGATAGCGTCACCGCGGAGGCTCACTCGATTGCACAACGGGTCGCCTGCCAGGCGATCAACCGCCATTGCCCGTCTTCCTGCGTATGAATGGCCGTGTAGGCGATCGGAAACAGCAGCGCGCCGTTATTCGCTTCCATCTCGATCAACGCGCGGCCGGTCACGACGCAGGTCTCGCGGCCGACCGGCAGCACCTCTTGCGACTGCACCTCGATCTGCCGGTATCGCCGCCGCCCGGCGGTGATACCGTCGATGAACTGCCGCTTCGTTTCCCGCTTGCCGTTCGTATGGACATAGCTGACGTTATCCGCGAGCAGCGCGTCGAGCGAGGGCCCGTCGCCGTCGACCATCGCACGAAAGCGCTCTCGCTCGAGCCCGCGAATCGCTTCGATCATCTTTGCCACCATCGCTCAGCCCCTCGCACCGGTGAGCCGACGTGGCCACGGTCGTCAGAAGTTATATTGCAGATATAGCTGGTGGAAATTTATACCAGGATTCGGCTCTTTGATACCACCGTTGGAAACATGCTGGAAACGGTAGCCCGCCTGGTACTGCTGGTGGCTGCCGAACTGCAGCCCCACGCCCGCCATGTCGGCGAACTGGAACGCGGTACCGAGCGTGAACTTCTCCGACAATCGCGGACTCGACAGCAGCCGGATGCCCGCGCCCAGTTCGGCGTACGGACGCAGCGACCCGCTTCCCTTGATTAAGCGGATGATCGGCGTTACACCGACTTCGCCGATGTTGTCGTGTACGTTGCCTTCGCTGGTATGCCACCAGGCCACGTGCGCTTCGCCGATCAGCGAGAAATGCCAGTCGCCGATCTGCCACCAGGTCAGATTCGGATCCCACACGAAACCAAGATCGAGCTTTTTGACGTGCCGGTCGCCGAGACCGCCGGCGATCTGCACGCCGAACGGGTCGGCCGAAGCCGCCGCCGAAGCGCCGATCAACAACGCCGCACACGTGGCTTTTAGCGCCAGACCACGCAACACATCGTTCTTATTGTTCATCTAACACCCGAACTCCGCCGAACGTTAAAGAATCTGTAACCGTTCCCTTATTCTAAAGACAAAGTCAGATCGATGGATCGTATGAAGAAACCTAAGTTTTCGCAATTAGTCACTTCAAAATCAGCAAAAGTCGGTCACTTATAATAGTGAAGGAGAATTGTCAGGTAAATTGTACGACTCGAGCATAGCCTGCGCGGGGAGCGTATCATGGCTATTGAAATCCAAATTTCAATAGGAATTTACGGAACTTGGATGTCCCTACGGCCTCTAAGTATTAGCACTCGGGAAATCAGAGTGCTAACATCCAACGCTGGAGTCGTTTACCTGAATACGCTTTTGTCTGATTCCAAAGGAGTTTTCCACGTGAGCCATGCAATGACCCTTCCGAGTACTCTGAGCCCGTCGGCGGCTAAGGCCGCTTCGGCAGGTGCACTGGCGCTCTCGCATTCCTCGCTGCTGCCCGGTCAACTGGGCAATATCGACGCCTACATCCAGGCCGTTAATCGGATTCCGATGCTGACGCCGGCGGAAGAACGCCAGTTCGCCACCGAATTTCGCGAGCAGGACAACCTCGAGTCCGCGCGCCGTATGGTGCTGTCGCACTTGCGGTTGGTCGTGTCGATCGCGCGCAACTATCTCGGTTATGGCCTGCCGCACGCCGATCTGATCCAGGAAGGCAATATCGGCCTGATGAAGGCCGTGAAGCGCTTCGACCCGGAGCAGAACGTACGCCTCGTGTCGTACGCCATGCACTGGATCAAGGCTGAGATCCACGAATACATTCTGCGCAACTGGCGGATGGTGAAGGTCGCCACCACCAAGGCGCAACGCAAGCTGTTCTTCAACCTGCGCAGCCACAAGCAGGGGCTGGGCGCGTTCACGCCGGACCAGATCGACGATCTGGCCAAAGAGCTGAACGTGAAGCGCGAAGAAGTCTCCGAAATGGAAACGCGTTTGTCGGGCGGCGATATCGCGCTCGAAGGCCAGGTGGAAGACGGTGAAGAAGCGTACGCGCCGATCGCCTATCTGGCCGACTCGCATAGCGAACCGACCGCCGTGCTGGCTTCGCGCCAACGCGACAAGATGCAAAGCGACGGTATCGCGAGCGCACTGAACGCGCTGGACGCCCGCAGCCGCCGCATTATCGAAGCACGTTGGCTGAAGGTGGAAGACGACGGTTCGGGCGGCTCGACGCTGCACGAACTCGCCGACGAATTCGGCGTGTCGGCGGAACGGATTCGCCAGATCGAAGCCAGCGCCATGAAGAAGATGCGCGGCACGCTGACCGAATATGCGTAAAGCTTAAAACCTTCGCAACAACGCACACCGCCAGGCCAACGCCAACTGGCCGCAAAGCCCCGCCCTCGCAAGACGGCGGGGCTTTTTTTCGTCCGCGCGGCGAAGCCTTCGCCGCGCTCCAACCCGCTCGTGGCCTTGCCTACCCGGCATACGTTTTCTTGACGTATCACAAACCAGACAGCAATACTGTTCAGACGGGGCGAGCGTAGCGACCCAATGCCGCAGCGCTGAAATGATGCGCATAGGGTTCTGCTCCTAGAATCGGGATGCACTCGCCAGACCGCTCAAGCGGCCTGGATCCAGCCGGACACACCGGCGAGAAGTCGCCTTCGACCGATCATGACCATAGCCCTCAAACGCAACAACCGCCCCCGCTCGAACCTGCGCAAACGGTTCGACCGCTGGGTGCGCGGTCCGACGTTGGCGCGGGACATCGCCATCGTCCTTGCCATCAAATTTGCCCTGCTGATGGCGCTCAAATACGCATTTTTCAATCATCCGCAGGCGGAGCACATGTCGCTGCCGCCTGAACAGGTCGCGCAGGCGCTGTTGTCCGTGCCGGCCTCCCATCCGTCCCAAGGTGATCAACATGCCCGTTAGCGAAGTCGTAGAACTATCGCGCCTCCAGTTCGCCATCACGGCGCTTTATCACTTTCTGTTCGTGCCACTCACGCTCGGCCTGTCGTGGCTGCTCGTCATCATGGAATCCGTCTATGTGATGACCGGCAAGCAGATCTACAAGGACATGACCCAGTTCTGGGGCAAGCTGTTCGGGATCAACTTCGCGATGGGTGTGACCACCGGGCTCACGCTGGAATTCCAGTTCGGCACCAACTGGTCGTACTACTCGCACTACGTCGGCGATATTTTCGGTGTGCCGCTCGCCGTTGAAGGCTTGATGGCGTTCTTCCTGGAATCGACCTTCGTGGGTCTGTTCTTCTTCGGCTGGAACCGGCTCTCGAAAGTGCAGCACGTGATGGTCACGTTCCTCGTCGCGCTCGGCTCGAATCTGTCCGCGCTGTGGATTCTGGTGGCCAACGGCTGGATGAACAATCCGGTCGGCGCCACCTTCAACTACCAGACCATGCGGATGGAGCTCGACAGTATTTTCTCCGTGCTGTTCAACCCGGTCGCGCAGGTGAAGTTCGTGCATACCGTGTCGGCCGGTTATGTGACGGCGTCGATGTTCGTGCTTGGCGTGTCGTCGTGGTATCTGCTCAAGCGCCGCGACACCGAATTCGCGCTGCGCTCGTTCGCGATTGCCGCCGGCTTCGGTCTGGCGTCGACGCTGTGCGTGATCGTGCTCGGTGACGAGTCCGGCTATCGCACCGGTGAAGTCCAGCAAGTGAAACTGGCCGCGATCGAATCCGAATGGGAAACCGCGCCGGCGCCGGCACCGTTCACGATCATCGGTATTCCGAATCAGAAGGAAGAGCGCACGGACTACGCGATCCGGATTCCGTACGCGCTCGGCCTGATCGCCACCCGCTCGGTCGATGAACCCGTGGTCGGCCTGAAAGACCTGATGGCGCAAAACGAAGTGCGCATCAAGAACGGCATGCTGGCCTACGCCGCGCTGCAGAAGCTCAAGCAGGGCGACGCCACCGACGAAGCCAAAGCCGCCTTCGACGCCCACAAGAAAGACCTCGGCTACGGCCTGATGCTCAAGCAGTTCACCGCGAACGTCACCGACGCCACGCCGGACCAGATCGTCCAGGCGGCGAAGAAGACGATTCCGCCGGTCGCTCCCGTGTTCTTCTCGTTCCGCCTGATGGTCGGCCTCGGCATCCTGTTCCTCGCGACCTTCGTGACGGCGTTCTGGTTCTGCGCGCAACGCTCGCTGCTGCTGGAAAAGCGTCGCTGGTTCCTGCGCTGGGCGGTGTGGGCGATTCCGTTGCCGTGGCTCGCGGCCGAGTTCGGCTGGATCGTGGCTGAAGTGGGCCGTCAACCGTGGACCATTGCCGGCATCTTGCCGACCAGCCTCTCCGCGTCGAGCCTGACGCCGACCGATCTGTATCTGAGCATCGGCGGCTTCGTGGTGTTCTACACGGTGTTGTTCATCATCGAAATCATGCTGATGTTCAAGTACGCGCGCCTGGGGCCGTCGTCGCTGCATACGGGCCGCTACCACCACGAACTGGAACAGCCGCTGAATCAGCCGCTGCCGACCAACACGGCCGCCTGATGCGCCGCCACTGAGCATCAAGGGAAAAGATCATCATGGATTACGCAACCCTCAAACTGATCTGGTGGGTGCTGATCGGCGTGCTGCTGATCGGCTTCGCGCTCACCGACGGCTTCGACATGGGCGCGGCGATTCTGCTGCCGTTCATCGCGAAAACGGACACCGAGCGACGCATTGTCGTGAACACGGTCGGCGCGACGTGGGAAGGCAACCAGGTGTGGTTCATCACGGCCGGCGGCGCGATGTTCGCGGCGTGGCCGCTGGTGTACGCGGCCTCGTTCTCGGGCTTCTACTTCGCGATGTTGCTGGTGCTGTTCTCGCTGTTCTTCCGGCCGGTCGGCTTCGACTACCGCAGCAAACGCGAAGACCCGCGCTGGCGCAGCGCGTGGGACTGGGCGTTGTTCGTCGGCGGCTTCGTGCCTTCGCTGGT is a genomic window of Paraburkholderia bryophila containing:
- the hisC gene encoding histidinol-phosphate transaminase, translated to MSRYWSDVVHRLTPYVPGEQPVATHPVKLNANENPYPPSPRVVEAIRRELGEAGESLRRYPDPTALKLRETVAAHHGIRAEQIFVGNGSDEVLALTFQALLKHDKPLLFPDITYSFYPTYAQLFEVEYKTIPLDDSFAIHIGDYATPNGGVLLPNPNAPTGRPLPLAEIERLVARNTDSVVVIDEAYVDFGAESAIALLDRYPNLLVIQTVSKARSLAGMRVGFAFGHPALIDALNRVKDSFNSYPLDRLAQVAATASYEDDAWFRDHCAKVIASRERLAAGLTALGFEVVPSAANLLFARHEGYDAATLVLRLREREIFVRHFKAPRIDQHLRISVGTDAECEILLAALRDIFSAYIG
- a CDS encoding YfhL family 4Fe-4S dicluster ferredoxin, with the translated sequence MALMITDECINCDVCEPECPNDAISMGPEIYVIDPKKCTECVGHFDEPQCIQVCPVECIPRDPEHLETPDGLMAKYHALVAAKEA
- the coaD gene encoding pantetheine-phosphate adenylyltransferase, with product MVVAVYPGTFDPLTRGHEDLVRRASSIFDTLVVGVADSRNKKPFFTLEERLDIAHEVLGHYPNVQVMSFKGLLKDFVRSNNARVIVRGLRAVSDFEYEFQMAGMNRYLLPDVETMFMTPSDQYQFISGTIVREIAQLGGDVSKFVFPSVEKWLKEKVAALDTSGEASAGQP
- the rsmD gene encoding 16S rRNA (guanine(966)-N(2))-methyltransferase RsmD, with product MPRSSSSRAHGASSKGGKPHAIRIIGGDWKRTPLPVLDLDGLRPTPDRVRETLFNWLGQDLEGRRCLDLFAGSGALGFEAASRGAARVLMVERNARAAAQLRANQERLAARTIEIAEADGLRLAASLAPGSFDVVFLDPPFDAGLLDKALTLAVPLISAEGFLYVETGEALELEGNETLAGWEIVRQGKAGAVHFHLLQRENKE
- the ftsY gene encoding signal recognition particle-docking protein FtsY; protein product: MFSFFKRFKGSKESDNAPEESQTAPEGLAPERAVETPVAPSAPRPAVVSPAPAPVAAPIEPEQEEPALEEYETDETPKTPETVEIVPPPEQDAGAKRSWLTRLKTGLSKTSSSLTGIFVNAKIDDDLYEELETALLMSDAGVGATEFLLESLREKVRAERLTDPQQVKAALRTLLIDLLKPLEKSLMLGRAQPLVMMIAGVNGAGKTTSIGKLAKHLQSFDQSVLLAAGDTFRAAAREQLAIWGQRNNVTVVSQESGDPAAVIFDAVGAARARKIDVMMADTAGRLPTQLHLMEELRKVKRVIGKAQDGAPHEVLLVIDANTGQNALAQVKAFDDALGLTGLIVTKLDGTAKGGILAAIARQRPIPVYFIGVGEKVEDLQPFSAEEFSDALLGG
- the maiA gene encoding maleylacetoacetate isomerase produces the protein MKLYSYFRSSASYRVRIALNVKNLPYDYVPVHLVRDGGEQLKPEYRKVNLDGIVPTFVDGNEVMPQSLAIIEYLEETHPEPSLLPGTPAERAYVRSVALQVACEIHPLNNLRVLKYLKHTLCVDEDAKDAWYKHWVEAGFATLETHLAGDPRTGKLCFGDTPTLADACLIPQVFNAQRFKVDTAKFPTIQRIYDHAMQLDPFARAAPGAQPDAE
- a CDS encoding fumarylacetoacetate hydrolase family protein, with product MSYVFAPAPQVAVPVVGSSEQFAVRRIYCVGRNYEAHAREMGHDPDREPPFFFTKPADAVLYVAPGTTGEFPYPPLSKNVHFEMELVAAIGQGGKNIPADSALDHVYGYALGLDMTRRDLQAEAKKLGRPWDTAKGFDHSAPLGPIHPVTTVGHVGKGAIWLSVNGEEKQSSDVSQLIWSVAETIAYLSTLFELQTGDLIFTGTPEGVGAVVQGDLMKGGVDGLGEFSVRVV
- the ybiB gene encoding DNA-binding protein YbiB, whose translation is MTDSADTVTPFPCARFIKEIGRGPNGARALTADDTRSLYSAMLDGRVAELELGAVLLAYRVKGETADELAAMLAGAHASFEPIHLPHGEFRPVSIPSYNGARKQPNLVPLLALLLAREGVPVLVHGVTEDPGRVTSAEIFTHLRIPHARTHADIEDGLAERRLAFAPIDVLAPKLARLLALRRRMGVRNSTHTLVKILQPFAPAGLRLVNYTHPPYRDSLTQLFNTHPDAAAGGALLARGTEGEAVADTRRQVQVDWLHDGVCETRVPHERSSPDAPEVDLPEAKDAPTTAAWIAAVLRGEAPVPSAIERQVELIVDVARMPV
- a CDS encoding nuclear transport factor 2 family protein is translated as MVAKMIEAIRGLERERFRAMVDGDGPSLDALLADNVSYVHTNGKRETKRQFIDGITAGRRRYRQIEVQSQEVLPVGRETCVVTGRALIEMEANNGALLFPIAYTAIHTQEDGQWRLIAWQATRCAIE
- a CDS encoding acyloxyacyl hydrolase; this encodes MNNKNDVLRGLALKATCAALLIGASAAASADPFGVQIAGGLGDRHVKKLDLGFVWDPNLTWWQIGDWHFSLIGEAHVAWWHTSEGNVHDNIGEVGVTPIIRLIKGSGSLRPYAELGAGIRLLSSPRLSEKFTLGTAFQFADMAGVGLQFGSHQQYQAGYRFQHVSNGGIKEPNPGINFHQLYLQYNF